From one Solanum lycopersicum chromosome 12, SLM_r2.1 genomic stretch:
- the LOC138340582 gene encoding HIPL1 protein-like, giving the protein MLLHVCSCPLCFIFPKMNKLLSSFICLLLYNFISPSYSLPLCTDLRAPVIPKKSLVFCPYNGRVCCDSSKDVQLHKAFEGMKISDTSCSSAVKSILCSTCDQFAAELFKVKSGPRPVPVLCNSTVASANSFCSSVWDSCQNIPIKNSPFAPSLQTKAGVTKNANSSLLTDFWQSKADFCEAFGGNSDKGSLCFNGEQVSLKKNETLQTPNGMCFEKIVDGAYLNMVPHPDGSNRAFFSNQAGKIWLATIPDQDSGESMGLDESSPFADLTDEVYLDARYGMMGMAFHPNFAKNGRFFASYNCDKAKSPSCAGRCACNSDVGCDPSKIKPEDNKQPCQFHSVVSEFSANGTASNPSLAEKVKPSEVRRIFTMGLPFTANHGGQILFGPEDGYLYFMMGDGGSKGDSFNFAQNKKSLLGKIMRVDIDNIPSQKEISDLGHWGNYSVPRDNPYSQDKDLQPEIWALGLRDPWRCSFDSERPTYFICADVGQDQYEEVDIITKGGNYGWSMYEGPLHFKNASADDFVDPIFPVLGYTHSEVNKEVGSAAISGGYVYRSKTDPCIYGSYLYGDLYAKNFWAAQENPYNSGNFTARSIRFSCAHDSPLNCSSVPNSPLPALGYIFSFGQDNRKDTYILTSTGVYRVVRPSRCKYTCSMETARTAETPRPSAPSDGHIAKADFCSVLLLYCLLFLTIFIL; this is encoded by the exons ATGCTGCTGCATGTTTGTTCTTGTCCTCTCTGTTTCATCTTTCCCAAAATGAATAAGTTGCTCTCCTCATTCATTTGTCTCCTTCTGTATAACTTCATCTCTCCATCTTATTCACTCCCTCTATGCACAGATTTGA GAGCACCTGTTATTCCTAAAAAGTCTTTGGTTTTTTGTCCATATAATGGAAGAGTATGTTGTGACTCTTCCAAAGATGTCCAATTGCACAAGGCTTTTGAGGGTATGAaaatatctgatacttcatgtAGTTCTGctgtcaaatcaatactttgcTCA ACATGTGATCAGTTTGCAGCAGAGTTGTTTAAGGTAAAATCAGGGCCAAGACCAGTTCCTGTTCTTTGCAATTCAACTGTTGCATCAGCAAACAGCTTTTGTTCATCTGTTTGGGATTCTTGCCAAAACATACCAATAAAAAATTCTCCTTTTGCACCATCATTGCAAACCAAAGCAGGAGTAACCAAAAACGCAAACTCCTCCTTGTTAACAGACTTCTGGCAATCGAAAGCAGATTTCTGCGAAGCATTTGGTGGAAACTCCGATAAAGGTTCATTATGTTTCAATGGAGAACAAGTTTCACTAAAGAAAAACGAAACATTACAGACTCCGAATGGAATGTGTTTTGAGAAGATTGTTGATGGAGCTTACCTCAACATGGTCCCTCATCCTGATGGATCGAACCGAGCATTCTTCTCCAATCAGGCTGGAAAAATTTGGTTAGCAACAATACCAGATCAAGATTCAGGAGAAAGCATGGGGCTTGATGAATCAAGTCCATTTGCTGATTTGACAGATGAGGTTTATTTAGATGCAAGATATGGAATGATGGGGATGGCTTTTCATCCAAACTTCGCAAAGAATGGCAGGTTTTTTGCATCATATAACTGTGACAAAGCTAAGTCCCCTAGCTGTGCTGGAAGATGTGCTTGTAATTCAGATGTTGGTTGTGATCCTTCTAAGATAAAACCAGAGGATAATAAGCAGCCATGCCAATTCCATTCTGTTGTTTCAGAATTCAGTGCTAATGGGACTGCATCAAATCCATCACTG GCAGAGAAGGTGAAACCATCAGAAGTGAGGAGAATTTTTACAATGGGGCTTCCATTCACAGCTAATCACGGAGGACAAATACTCTTTGGCCCTGAAGATGGATATCTCTACTTTATGATGGGAGATGGTGGAAGCAAGGGTGATTCTTTCAATTTCGCTCAAAATAAGAAGTCATTACTTGGAAAAATAATGAGGGTTGATATTGATAACATACCAA GTCAAAAAGAGATATCAGACCTTGGACATTGGGGTAACTATTCAGTTCCTCGAGATAATCCTTATTCACAAGATAAAGATTTGCAGCCAGAAATTTGGGCGCTTGGACTGAGAGACCCTTGGCGCTGTAGCTTTGATTCAGAAAGGCCTACATACTTCATCTGTGCGGATGTTGGACAG GATCAATATGAAGAAGTTGACATCATCACGAAAGGGGGAAACTATGGATGGAGCATGTATGAAGGTCCTTTACACTTTAAAAATGCTTCAGCTGATGATTTTGTTGATCCCATCTTCCCAGTGTTAGGATACACCCATTCTGAAGTAAATAAAGAAGTTGGATCTGCAGCCATATCAGGTGGCTATGTTTATCGCTCCAAGACTGATCCCTGCATATATGGAAG TTACCTCTATGGAGATTTGTATGCTAAGAACTTCTGGGCAGCTCAAGAAAATCCGTATAACAGTGGGAACTTTACAGCAAGAAGCATTCGTTTCAGTTGTGCTCATGATTCACCTCTTAATTGCAGCTCAGTTCCGAATAGTCCATTGCCTGCTTTAGGTTACATATTCTCATTTGGACAGGATAACAGAAaggatacatatattttaacaaGCACCGGTGTATACAGAGTGGTTCGTCCAAGTCGCTGTAAGTACACTTGCTCGATGGAGACAGCAAGGACAGCTGAGACACCACGTCCTTCTGCACCTTCGGATGGTCACATTGCTAAAGCAGATTTCTGCTCGGTCCTTCTTCTGTACTGTCTGCTGTTTTTGACTATCTTCATCCTGTAA